The following proteins are encoded in a genomic region of Gammaproteobacteria bacterium:
- the pta gene encoding phosphate acetyltransferase: MAKVLFVTGAGPGSGKALVALGLMDLLAASTDRVGFFRPVVASRDGTDRVLEMVASRYSLNVSTDALYGVTADVARSLMGEGTGDELLKRVLERYKAIESQFDVVLCLGPDFSGVTASLELRFSLEFSRQLGARVVLVVNGREREPSELVDAVHLVLDSLSDRQGDVLAVAVNGVEPADLVEAEHLFAARPWRDVPVYLIPENPVLAMPTVGEVATALGARWLSQGNDGASREVARYLVAAMELPHFLDHLEESSLVITPGDRADIILGSLLADSSTAYPRVAALLLSGGLEPAPQVLRVFGGLDRSPVPVLSVQTDTFTTAMAVAALEGHLTADNPRKIAAALGLVESRIDGADLTRRLEMPRPQRVTPLMFEFELIQRARRRRMRIVLPEGTEERVLRAAEILRLRDVADLTLLGDERAVRREIERLGLRLNDVRIIDPLKSEKRERYAETYFALRRHKGVSRGGAYDALTDVSYFGTMMVYQGDADGMVSGAVHTTQHTIRPAFEVIRTAPGRSLISSVFLMCLSDRVLVYGDCAVNVHPDAEQLAEIAINSAETAAYFGIEPRIAMLSYSTGDSGQGEDVDRVREATRLVRERSPELKVEGPIQYDAAVDMAVARTKLPSSEVAGQATVFVFPDLNTGNNTYKAVQRSSGAVAIGPILQGLAKPVNDLSRGCTVTDIVNTVVITAIQAQAAAGG, encoded by the coding sequence ATGGCAAAAGTCCTCTTCGTAACGGGTGCCGGTCCCGGGTCGGGAAAGGCCCTCGTAGCGCTCGGTCTGATGGACCTCCTGGCGGCGAGCACCGACCGGGTCGGGTTCTTCCGGCCGGTGGTCGCCTCGCGCGACGGCACCGACCGGGTGCTCGAGATGGTCGCCAGCCGCTACTCCCTCAACGTGAGCACCGACGCCCTGTACGGGGTGACCGCAGACGTGGCCCGTTCCCTGATGGGCGAGGGGACGGGGGACGAGCTCCTGAAGCGGGTCCTCGAGCGATACAAGGCCATCGAGTCCCAGTTCGACGTGGTGCTCTGCCTCGGCCCCGACTTCTCGGGGGTGACCGCGTCCCTCGAGCTCCGGTTCAGTCTCGAGTTCTCGCGCCAGCTGGGCGCGCGCGTGGTCCTGGTCGTGAACGGCCGGGAGCGTGAGCCCTCGGAGCTCGTCGACGCCGTGCACCTGGTCCTCGACAGCCTGTCGGACCGGCAGGGCGACGTGCTGGCGGTCGCCGTGAACGGCGTGGAGCCCGCGGACCTCGTCGAGGCCGAGCACCTGTTCGCCGCCCGGCCGTGGCGGGACGTGCCGGTCTACCTGATCCCCGAGAACCCGGTCCTCGCCATGCCCACCGTCGGCGAGGTGGCCACGGCGCTCGGGGCCCGTTGGCTCTCCCAGGGCAACGACGGCGCGAGCCGCGAGGTGGCCCGCTATCTGGTCGCGGCCATGGAGCTGCCGCACTTTCTCGACCACCTGGAGGAATCGAGCCTGGTGATCACGCCGGGCGACCGCGCCGACATCATCCTGGGCAGTCTGCTGGCGGACTCCTCGACCGCCTACCCGCGGGTCGCGGCGCTGCTGCTCTCGGGTGGGCTCGAGCCGGCTCCCCAGGTGCTGCGTGTGTTCGGCGGGCTGGACCGCTCGCCCGTGCCGGTGCTGAGCGTGCAGACCGACACCTTCACCACGGCGATGGCGGTCGCCGCGCTCGAGGGGCACCTGACCGCGGACAACCCGCGCAAGATCGCCGCGGCACTTGGCCTGGTCGAGTCGCGGATCGACGGGGCCGACCTGACGCGCCGGCTGGAGATGCCCAGGCCCCAGCGTGTCACCCCGCTGATGTTCGAATTCGAACTGATCCAGAGGGCCCGGCGCCGGCGCATGCGCATCGTGCTGCCCGAGGGCACCGAGGAGCGTGTGCTGCGGGCGGCCGAGATCCTGCGCCTGCGCGACGTGGCCGACCTGACCCTGCTCGGCGACGAGCGCGCGGTGCGCCGGGAGATCGAGCGCCTGGGTCTGCGGCTCAACGACGTGCGGATCATCGACCCGCTGAAGAGCGAGAAGCGCGAGCGCTACGCGGAGACCTATTTCGCGCTCCGCCGGCACAAGGGGGTCTCCCGGGGTGGGGCGTACGACGCGCTCACCGACGTCAGCTACTTCGGGACCATGATGGTCTATCAGGGGGATGCCGACGGCATGGTCTCGGGCGCGGTGCACACCACCCAGCACACCATCCGGCCGGCCTTCGAGGTGATCCGCACGGCCCCGGGGCGGTCGCTCATCTCGAGCGTCTTCCTCATGTGCCTCTCCGACCGCGTGCTGGTCTACGGCGACTGCGCGGTGAACGTCCACCCCGATGCCGAGCAGCTCGCCGAGATCGCCATCAACTCCGCGGAGACGGCGGCCTACTTCGGCATCGAGCCGCGCATCGCCATGCTCTCCTATTCGACCGGCGACTCCGGACAGGGCGAGGACGTGGACCGGGTGCGCGAGGCCACGCGCCTCGTGCGCGAGCGCAGCCCCGAGCTGAAGGTCGAGGGCCCGATCCAGTACGACGCTGCCGTGGACATGGCGGTGGCGCGCACCAAGCTGCCCTCGAGCGAGGTGGCGGGGCAGGCGACGGTGTTCGTGTTCCCTGACCTCAATACCGGCAACAACACCTACAAGGCGGTGCAGCGCTCATCGGGCGCGGTCGCCATCGGCCCCATCCTCCAGGGTCTCGCGAAGCCCGTGAACGACCTCTCGCGGGGCTGTACCGTCACCGACATCGTCAATACGGTCGTCATCACCGCCATTCAGGCCCAGGCCGCCGCCGGAGGCTGA